One genomic region from Arthrobacter sp. YN encodes:
- a CDS encoding triose-phosphate isomerase family protein, producing the protein MYMGYAQSLAWLEQLVAEVETRPALVAGRVVPFVIPSHPVLPAAARLLQGSPLVLGAQNCGWADGPWTGEVSPSMLAELGVGLVEIGHAERRRYFAEDEAMIALKVSAAVDAGLTPLLCVGEPEVLEPEAAADTVFGQIKAAVSGDWSLASKLVIAYEPVWAIGAPEPASAAYVSQAVGTLRSALAQHGLARLPIIYGGSAKPGLLPQLDGVSGLFLGRFAHDASNFGRVLDEALSFCTADAPKTPSKGH; encoded by the coding sequence ATGTACATGGGCTACGCGCAGAGCTTGGCGTGGCTGGAGCAATTGGTGGCAGAAGTGGAGACCCGTCCGGCCCTCGTGGCCGGACGGGTGGTCCCGTTTGTGATCCCGTCGCATCCGGTGTTGCCCGCTGCAGCGCGTTTGCTTCAGGGCTCGCCACTGGTCCTGGGCGCTCAGAACTGCGGCTGGGCTGACGGGCCATGGACGGGTGAGGTGTCACCGTCCATGCTCGCTGAGCTTGGAGTGGGATTGGTGGAAATCGGTCACGCTGAGCGGCGGCGCTACTTTGCCGAAGATGAGGCGATGATCGCGCTCAAGGTCAGTGCCGCCGTCGATGCCGGGCTGACTCCGCTGCTGTGTGTGGGAGAGCCCGAAGTTCTGGAACCGGAGGCAGCGGCGGACACGGTGTTCGGGCAGATCAAGGCTGCAGTGTCCGGCGACTGGTCGCTTGCTTCGAAACTTGTGATCGCCTACGAGCCCGTCTGGGCGATCGGCGCTCCTGAACCTGCCTCAGCGGCATATGTTTCGCAGGCAGTCGGAACCCTGCGTTCGGCGCTTGCCCAGCACGGGTTGGCCAGGCTGCCCATCATTTATGGCGGGTCGGCGAAACCCGGCTTGTTGCCGCAACTGGACGGGGTTTCCGGGCTTTTCCTTGGCCGCTTCGCACACGACGCCAGCAACTTCGGCCGGGTCCTGGACGAAGCCTTGAGTTTTTGTACAGCAGATGCCCCTAAGACGCCCTCTAAAGGGCATTAG
- a CDS encoding MFS transporter codes for MSVATNSTKELLDTPVLKSAISKASRRLMPMLVILYVVAFLDRTNVGFAEAALEVDRGITAGAYALGAGIFFIGYALFEIPSNLLLTKFGAKVWLARIAITWGIVSACFAFVQGETSFIILRFLLGVTEAGLFPGVIMFLAAWFPNKVRVKMFAIFYLAQPFSQMMGAPLSGWLINIGDQVPGVAGWQVMFFVEGMLAVLAGIAAYFFLINSPQDAKFLTKEEKRALSDVMALEDTVKEESGPRGVLASMRNGRVWYFTVIYFCLQVAVYGVTFYLPQQVAQLTGQKVGIAVGLLAAIPWFFGIFACYFIGKAANTVARRRRWGTALFISTGLCIFGSAWAGANQMPALGIIFITLAVCSFLSTGPICWSYPTAFLTGTAAAAGIGLINSLGNLGGFVAPILRTTVNQVTASDTGTMGVYALGVLPFVAAMLMFGTKRFSNKADELLEK; via the coding sequence ATGTCTGTTGCCACCAATTCCACGAAGGAGTTGCTGGATACGCCGGTCCTCAAATCGGCCATTTCCAAGGCGTCGCGTCGGCTCATGCCCATGCTCGTCATCCTGTACGTGGTGGCCTTCCTGGACCGCACCAACGTTGGCTTCGCAGAAGCAGCGCTGGAAGTGGACCGGGGCATCACCGCCGGAGCCTACGCCCTGGGTGCGGGTATCTTCTTCATCGGCTACGCGCTGTTCGAGATTCCCAGCAACCTGCTCCTCACCAAGTTCGGCGCCAAGGTGTGGCTCGCCCGCATTGCCATCACCTGGGGCATCGTGTCAGCCTGCTTCGCGTTTGTGCAGGGTGAGACGTCGTTCATCATCCTCCGCTTCCTGCTGGGCGTCACCGAAGCCGGTCTGTTCCCCGGCGTCATCATGTTCCTTGCGGCCTGGTTCCCCAACAAGGTTCGCGTGAAGATGTTCGCCATCTTCTACCTGGCCCAGCCGTTCTCCCAGATGATGGGTGCACCCCTGTCCGGCTGGCTCATCAACATCGGCGACCAGGTTCCGGGCGTTGCCGGCTGGCAGGTGATGTTCTTCGTTGAGGGCATGCTCGCCGTCCTGGCCGGTATTGCCGCCTACTTCTTCCTCATCAACAGTCCCCAGGACGCCAAGTTCCTGACCAAGGAAGAGAAACGGGCTCTGTCCGATGTCATGGCGCTCGAGGACACGGTGAAGGAGGAATCCGGCCCCCGCGGCGTTCTTGCCTCCATGCGTAACGGCCGGGTCTGGTACTTCACCGTCATCTACTTCTGCCTGCAGGTGGCCGTCTATGGCGTGACGTTCTACCTGCCACAGCAGGTGGCGCAGCTGACCGGGCAAAAGGTGGGCATCGCCGTCGGCCTCCTCGCGGCCATCCCGTGGTTCTTCGGCATCTTCGCCTGCTACTTCATCGGCAAGGCAGCCAACACTGTGGCGCGTCGCCGTCGCTGGGGCACAGCGTTGTTCATCTCCACCGGCCTGTGCATCTTTGGTTCCGCATGGGCCGGTGCCAACCAAATGCCCGCCCTGGGCATCATCTTCATCACCCTTGCGGTGTGCAGCTTCCTGTCCACCGGCCCCATCTGCTGGTCATATCCGACGGCGTTTCTCACCGGAACTGCCGCGGCCGCCGGTATCGGGCTGATCAACTCCCTCGGAAACCTGGGTGGGTTCGTGGCGCCGATCCTGCGCACCACGGTCAACCAAGTTACGGCCTCGGACACCGGAACCATGGGTGTCTACGCACTGGGTGTCCTGCCGTTTGTCGCGGCCATGCTGATGTTCGGTACCAAGCGCTTCAGCAATAAGGCCGACGAACTGTTGGAGAAATAG
- a CDS encoding SDR family NAD(P)-dependent oxidoreductase — translation MTFPVERTAIVTGAVSERGIGRATVNYLAGQGWNIGIIDLDDADCKIAAKEIAAEYGVQAHGVGANVASEAEVRAAIDELEAELPQIVALANVAGVSSPVGYLELEPAEWDRVLNINLNGVHYATRRVAESMVKNRIGRIVNISSVSAQRGGGTFSKTPYSVAKAGVIGLTRATARELGEYDITVNAISPGPIDTDIMGGTLSQERKDELTKDLVVNRVGSTRDIAAAIAFLISEDSGYISGQTLNVDGGLYMH, via the coding sequence ATGACTTTCCCCGTAGAACGCACAGCAATCGTCACCGGCGCCGTTTCCGAGCGCGGCATCGGCCGTGCCACCGTCAACTACCTGGCCGGGCAGGGTTGGAACATCGGCATCATCGACCTCGATGACGCCGATTGCAAGATCGCAGCCAAAGAAATCGCCGCCGAGTACGGCGTCCAGGCCCATGGCGTTGGTGCCAACGTCGCCAGCGAAGCCGAGGTCCGCGCCGCCATTGATGAGCTTGAGGCCGAACTTCCGCAGATCGTCGCGCTGGCCAACGTTGCCGGAGTCAGCTCGCCTGTCGGCTACCTGGAACTGGAACCCGCTGAGTGGGACCGTGTCCTGAACATCAACCTCAACGGCGTCCACTACGCCACCCGCCGTGTGGCCGAGTCCATGGTCAAGAACCGCATCGGTCGAATCGTGAACATCTCCTCGGTCTCCGCCCAGCGCGGCGGCGGCACGTTCTCGAAAACCCCGTACTCCGTAGCCAAGGCCGGCGTCATTGGCCTGACCCGAGCGACTGCACGGGAACTGGGCGAGTACGACATCACCGTCAACGCCATTTCTCCCGGCCCCATCGACACCGACATCATGGGCGGCACCCTGAGCCAGGAACGCAAGGACGAACTCACCAAGGACCTGGTGGTGAACCGTGTGGGCTCCACCCGGGACATCGCCGCCGCCATCGCCTTCCTCATCAGCGAGGACTCCGGGTACATCTCCGGCCAGACGCTGAATGTGGATGGCGGACTGTACATGCACTAG